Proteins encoded by one window of Cloeon dipterum chromosome 2, ieCloDipt1.1, whole genome shotgun sequence:
- the LOC135938159 gene encoding transient receptor potential-gamma protein-like isoform X6 translates to MQTSQDCQSAVGCQIVIVGDEEEDAMESLDEDVEAAPPPAYNQYRPPQFEGSTLAPIPIDKRVKRHSIHGMMEEENVVRPHQEMAQLSLDEKKFLLAVERGDVASTRRMLQKATDTGYINVNCVDPLGRSALLMAIDNENLEMVELLLEHRVDTKDALLHAISEEFVEAVEVLLDHEATRHTPGEPHDASKQQQHLQSWEALPPDTATFTPDITPLILAAHRDNYEIIKILLDRGATLPMPHDVRCGCDECVTSRQEDSLRHSRSRINAYRALASPSLIALSSKDPILTAFELSWELRRLSFLEHEFKCEYQELRKQCQDFATALLDHTRSSYELEVLLNHDPTGPAFEHGERMHLNRLKLAVKLRQKKFVAHSNVQQLLASIWYEGLPGFRRKNMILQALEIIRIGLLFPVFSIAYIIAPYSSIGQTMRKPFIKFICHSASYFTFLFLLILASQRTGLFFELSEDESNKRGGKPTPVEWVILAWVCGLIWSEIKQLWDTGFQEYVHDMWNVIDFVTNSLYVATVALRIVSYFKVQQEKSLGINTSDLQRECWDAWDPMLIAEGLFSAANIFSSLKLVYIFSVNPHLGPLQVSLSRMVMDIMKFFFLYVLVLFAFSCGLNQLLWYYADMERQRCHELGDLNSKMDNGTSIASDTDACVVWRRFANLFETTQTLFWAVFGLVDLNNFELAGIKSFTRFWGMLMFGTYSVINIVVLLNLLIAMMNHSYQLISERADTEWKFARSKLWISYFEEGGTVPPPFNIIPTPKSIWYLIRWMHRKVCGQSRAAKKEHMRTIRRKVKQASARDFRYQSIMRNLVRRYVTVEQRKAESQGVTEDDVNEIKQDISAFRCELIEILKNSGMNTATASGVGGGAGGKKNRQKERRLMKGFNIAPPPTSASSPKGGQAAVTAAGADLIATLQEVAELDKKSPPARVGRLARLTGTTPKRESSKRRWGTIIEAAKTGRVRRLMGRSRSQDSMCSGCPEGSTRSRRGGVAERGDSREEEEDEEDVDPEDLEDEMGSSCSGSGRDEDPHPVVPKSPRHHGSLSALSAAWGGGLRLVRSLRKKDASVTSRGGGFFHPNLRLRLLHHHHQGSSSIESAPGSSVGSSAKRHSKKQEKRLARAASVPARSDDPPVAAGTTLRDAGDGTSSAPISPPSNVPQELVPPPPFPPPPFPAEPSVSPSASYQGAQQMLKNRNGTVVLPNLPGIQPIGGHQMSAGWL, encoded by the exons ATTGCCAAAGCGCGGTAGGCTGCCAAATTGTGATTGTTGGTGACGAAGAGGAGGACGCAATGGAATCCCTTGACGAGGACGTGGAGGCAGCCCCGCCTCCAGCATATAATCAGTACCGGCCTCCTCAGTTTGAGGGAAGCACTTTGGCTCCAATACCCATTGACAAGAGAGTTAAG AGACACAGCATTCACGGCATGATGGAGGAGGAAAATGTGGTGCGGCCTCATCAAGAAATGGCCCAGTTGTCGCTGGATGAAAAGAAATTCCTGCTGGCTGTGGAACGGGGCGATGTCGCGTCTACCAGAAG AATGCTTCAAAAGGCAACAGACACAGGTTACATCAACGTCAACTGTGTCGACCCTTTGGGGAGATCCGCCCTCCTGATGGCAATTGACAACGAAAATCTGGAGATGGTGGAGCTGCTTCTCGAGCACCGAGTGGATACAAAAGACGCACTCCTGCATGCTATTTCAGAGGAGTTTGTCGAGGCTGTGGAGGTGTTGCTGGACCACGAGGCAACCAGACATACCCCAGGAGAGCCCCAC GACGCCAGTAAGCAGCAGCAACACCTACAG AGCTGGGAAGCGTTGCCCCCTGACACCGCCACTTTCACCCCTGACATCACACCGCTGATCCTCGCGGCCCACAGGGACAACTACGAGATCATCAAAATCCTTTTGGACAGGGGTGCGACTTTGCCTATGCCGCACGACGTGAG GTGCGGGTGCGACGAGTGCGTTACATCGCGCCAAGAGGACTCGCTGCGACACTCACGCTCCAGGATCAACGCCTACCGCGCCCTGGCCAGTCCGTCCCTGATCGCCCTGTCCAGCAAGGACCCCATACTCACGGCCTTTGAGCTTTCCTGGGAGCTTAGGAGGCTCAGCTTCCTGGAACACGAGTTCAAGTGCGAATACCAG GAGTTGAGAAAACAGTGCCAAGACTTTGCCACTGCCCTGCTAGACCACACCCGATCATCTTATGAGCTAGAA GTTTTGTTAAACCACGACCCCACTGGACCAGCTTTCGAACATGGGGAAAGAATGCATCTCAACAGGCTAAAATTAGCAGTTAAATTACGTCAAAAGAAG tttgTCGCACACTCGAATGTGCAGCAGCTGTTAGCATCCATTTGGTACGAAGGTCTTCCTGGCTTCCGTCGCAAAAATATGATTCTACAGGCGCTGGAAATCATTCGAATCGGCCTATTGTTCCCCGTGTTCTCCATCGCCTACATCATTGCACCGTACTCGTCTATTGGACAGACCATGCGGAAGCCCTTCATCAAATTCATCTGCCATTCCGCCTCCTACTTTACCTTCCTTT TTTTGCTGATTCTCGCGTCGCAGAGGACAGGACTCTTTTTTGAACTCTCAGAAGACGAGTCGAACAAAAGGGGTGGAAAACCTACCCCGGTAGAATGGGTCATCCTGGCCTGGGTTTGCG GTCTGATCTGGAGCGAAATTAAACAACTGTGGGACACAGGCTTTCAGGAATACGTACACGACATGTGGAACGTCATCGACTTTGTCACTAATTCCCTCTACGTTGCCACCGTGGCTCTTCGCATTGTCTCTTACTTCAAG GTGCAACAGGAAAAGTCCCTAGGTATAAACACCTCGGATCTCCAGCGTGAGTGCTGGGACGCCTGGGACCCCATGCTCATCGCTGAGGGCCTTTTCTCTGCTGCAAACATTTTCag TTCTTTAAAGCTAGTGTACATCTTCTCTGTGAATCCGCACTTGGGACCGCTTCAGGTGTCCCTAAGCAGAATGGTGATGGACATTATGAAGTTCTTCTTTTTGTACGTGTTGGTGCTCTTCGCCTTTTCTTGCGGTCTTAATCAACTCCTGTGGTACTACGCTGACATGGAGCGGCAGCGCTGCCATGAACTTGGGGACTTGAACTCCAAAATGGATAATGGCACCTCGATAGCCTCAGATACCGATGCTTGCGTTGTCTGGAGAAGGTTTGCAAA TTTGTTTGAAACAACGCAAACTCTATTTTGGGCTGTGTTCGGCCTGGTGGACTTGAACAACTTCGAGTTGGCCGGCATCAAGAGCTTTACCCGCTTCTGGGGGATGCTGATGTTTGGCACATACTCAGTGATCAACATCGTGGTGCTGCTGAACCTGCTGATTGCCATGATGAACCACTCGTACCAGCTCATCTCG GAACGGGCAGACACTGAGTGGAAATTTGCGAGAAGCAAATTGTGGATCAGCTACTTTGAGGAAGGCGGCACCGTTCCTCCGCCTTTCAATATCATCCCAACTCCCAAGAGCATATGGTACCTGATCAGGTGGATGCACCGCAAGGTTTGTGGACAGTCAAGAGCGGCCAAAAAGGAGCACATGCGAACAATCAGG AGGAAAGTGAAGCAAGCCAGCGCGAGAGACTTCAGATATCAA AGCATCATGCGAAATCTGGTGCGACGCTATGTGACCGTGGAGCAGCGCAAGGCTGAGAGTCAAGGGGTGACGGAGGACGATGTTAATGAGATCAAGCAAGATATCTCGGCATTCCGCTGCGAGCTCATCGAGATTTTGAAGAATTCAGGCATGAACACTGCCACGGCCAGTGGCGTTGGAGGAG GCGCTGGAGGCAAGAAGAACAGACAGAAGGAAAGAAGACTGATGAAAGGCTTTAACATCGCACCGCCACCCACATCGGCTTCATCGCCAAAGGGCGGGCAGGCTGCAGTTACAGCAGCAGGCGCCGATCTAATTGCCACTTTGCAG GAGGTGGCCGAGCTTGACAAAAAGTCACCACCTGCGCGAGTCGGACGGCTGGCCAGGCTGACCGGCACAACGCCCAAGAGGGAGAGCTCCAAGAGGCGCTGGGGCACCATCATCGAGGCGGCCAAAACGGGCAGGGTGCGCAGACTGATGGGCAGGAGCCGCTCGCAGGACTCCATGTGCAGCGGCTGTCCTGAGGGCAGCACCAGGAGCAGGAGGGGCGGAGTCGCTGAACGGGGTGACAGCAGGGAGGAAGAGGAGGACGAAGAGGATGTTGACCCGGAGGATCTCGAAGACGAAATG GGTAGTTCGTGCTCTGGAAGTGGGAGGGACGAAGACCCCCATCCTGTCGTTCCCAAGAGTCCACGACACCACGGCAGCCTGAGTGCCCTGAGCGCCGCCTGGGGCGGGGGTCTACGCTTAGTCCGCAGTCTTCGCAAGAAGGATGCCTCCGTCACTAGCCGCGGGGGTGGCTTTTTCCACCCAAACCTCCGTCTGCGTCTCCTGCACCATCACCACCAAGGCTCCTCCTCCATCGAGAGCGCCCCTGGCAGTAGCGTCGGAAGcag TGCCAAAAGGCATTCAAAAAAGCAAGAGAAGCGTCTGGCCAGGGCGGCCAGCGTGCCAGCGCGCTCCGACGACCCTCCAGTGGCGGCCGGTACCACGCTCAGGGATGCAGGGGATGGTACATCCTCGGCCCCGATATCGCCCCCGTCGAACGTGCCTCAGGAGCTGGTGCCGCCACCGCCTTTCCCACCGCCGCCGTTCCCCGCAGAACCCTCGGTGTCCCCGTCAGCCTCGTATCAGGGCGCACAGCAGATGCTCAAGAACCGAAATGGCACCGTCGTGCTGCCGAACCTACCAGGAATTCAGCCTATTG GAGGTCATCAGATGTCTGCTGGTTGGCTCTGA
- the LOC135938159 gene encoding transient receptor potential-gamma protein-like isoform X7, which translates to MQTSQDCQSAVGCQIVIVGDEEEDAMESLDEDVEAAPPPAYNQYRPPQFEGSTLAPIPIDKRVKRHSIHGMMEEENVVRPHQEMAQLSLDEKKFLLAVERGDVASTRRMLQKATDTGYINVNCVDPLGRSALLMAIDNENLEMVELLLEHRVDTKDALLHAISEEFVEAVEVLLDHEATRHTPGEPHSWEALPPDTATFTPDITPLILAAHRDNYEIIKILLDRGATLPMPHDVRCGCDECVTSRQEDSLRHSRSRINAYRALASPSLIALSSKDPILTAFELSWELRRLSFLEHEFKCEYQELRKQCQDFATALLDHTRSSYELEVLLNHDPTGPAFEHGERMHLNRLKLAVKLRQKKFVAHSNVQQLLASIWYEGLPGFRRKNMILQALEIIRIGLLFPVFSIAYIIAPYSSIGQTMRKPFIKFICHSASYFTFLFLLILASQRTGLFFELSEDESNKRGGKPTPVEWVILAWVCGLIWSEIKQLWDTGFQEYVHDMWNVIDFVTNSLYVATVALRIVSYFKVQQEKSLGINTSDLQRECWDAWDPMLIAEGLFSAANIFSSLKLVYIFSVNPHLGPLQVSLSRMVMDIMKFFFLYVLVLFAFSCGLNQLLWYYADMERQRCHELGDLNSKMDNGTSIASDTDACVVWRRFANLFETTQTLFWAVFGLVDLNNFELAGIKSFTRFWGMLMFGTYSVINIVVLLNLLIAMMNHSYQLISERADTEWKFARSKLWISYFEEGGTVPPPFNIIPTPKSIWYLIRWMHRKVCGQSRAAKKEHMRTIRRKVKQASARDFRYQSIMRNLVRRYVTVEQRKAESQGVTEDDVNEIKQDISAFRCELIEILKNSGMNTATASGVGGGAGGKKNRQKERRLMKGFNIAPPPTSASSPKGGQAAVTAAGADLIATLQEVAELDKKSPPARVGRLARLTGTTPKRESSKRRWGTIIEAAKTGRVRRLMGRSRSQDSMCSGCPEGSTRSRRGGVAERGDSREEEEDEEDVDPEDLEDEMGSSCSGSGRDEDPHPVVPKSPRHHGSLSALSAAWGGGLRLVRSLRKKDASVTSRGGGFFHPNLRLRLLHHHHQGSSSIESAPGSSVGSSAKRHSKKQEKRLARAASVPARSDDPPVAAGTTLRDAGDGTSSAPISPPSNVPQELVPPPPFPPPPFPAEPSVSPSASYQGAQQMLKNRNGTVVLPNLPGIQPIGGHQMSAGWL; encoded by the exons ATTGCCAAAGCGCGGTAGGCTGCCAAATTGTGATTGTTGGTGACGAAGAGGAGGACGCAATGGAATCCCTTGACGAGGACGTGGAGGCAGCCCCGCCTCCAGCATATAATCAGTACCGGCCTCCTCAGTTTGAGGGAAGCACTTTGGCTCCAATACCCATTGACAAGAGAGTTAAG AGACACAGCATTCACGGCATGATGGAGGAGGAAAATGTGGTGCGGCCTCATCAAGAAATGGCCCAGTTGTCGCTGGATGAAAAGAAATTCCTGCTGGCTGTGGAACGGGGCGATGTCGCGTCTACCAGAAG AATGCTTCAAAAGGCAACAGACACAGGTTACATCAACGTCAACTGTGTCGACCCTTTGGGGAGATCCGCCCTCCTGATGGCAATTGACAACGAAAATCTGGAGATGGTGGAGCTGCTTCTCGAGCACCGAGTGGATACAAAAGACGCACTCCTGCATGCTATTTCAGAGGAGTTTGTCGAGGCTGTGGAGGTGTTGCTGGACCACGAGGCAACCAGACATACCCCAGGAGAGCCCCAC AGCTGGGAAGCGTTGCCCCCTGACACCGCCACTTTCACCCCTGACATCACACCGCTGATCCTCGCGGCCCACAGGGACAACTACGAGATCATCAAAATCCTTTTGGACAGGGGTGCGACTTTGCCTATGCCGCACGACGTGAG GTGCGGGTGCGACGAGTGCGTTACATCGCGCCAAGAGGACTCGCTGCGACACTCACGCTCCAGGATCAACGCCTACCGCGCCCTGGCCAGTCCGTCCCTGATCGCCCTGTCCAGCAAGGACCCCATACTCACGGCCTTTGAGCTTTCCTGGGAGCTTAGGAGGCTCAGCTTCCTGGAACACGAGTTCAAGTGCGAATACCAG GAGTTGAGAAAACAGTGCCAAGACTTTGCCACTGCCCTGCTAGACCACACCCGATCATCTTATGAGCTAGAA GTTTTGTTAAACCACGACCCCACTGGACCAGCTTTCGAACATGGGGAAAGAATGCATCTCAACAGGCTAAAATTAGCAGTTAAATTACGTCAAAAGAAG tttgTCGCACACTCGAATGTGCAGCAGCTGTTAGCATCCATTTGGTACGAAGGTCTTCCTGGCTTCCGTCGCAAAAATATGATTCTACAGGCGCTGGAAATCATTCGAATCGGCCTATTGTTCCCCGTGTTCTCCATCGCCTACATCATTGCACCGTACTCGTCTATTGGACAGACCATGCGGAAGCCCTTCATCAAATTCATCTGCCATTCCGCCTCCTACTTTACCTTCCTTT TTTTGCTGATTCTCGCGTCGCAGAGGACAGGACTCTTTTTTGAACTCTCAGAAGACGAGTCGAACAAAAGGGGTGGAAAACCTACCCCGGTAGAATGGGTCATCCTGGCCTGGGTTTGCG GTCTGATCTGGAGCGAAATTAAACAACTGTGGGACACAGGCTTTCAGGAATACGTACACGACATGTGGAACGTCATCGACTTTGTCACTAATTCCCTCTACGTTGCCACCGTGGCTCTTCGCATTGTCTCTTACTTCAAG GTGCAACAGGAAAAGTCCCTAGGTATAAACACCTCGGATCTCCAGCGTGAGTGCTGGGACGCCTGGGACCCCATGCTCATCGCTGAGGGCCTTTTCTCTGCTGCAAACATTTTCag TTCTTTAAAGCTAGTGTACATCTTCTCTGTGAATCCGCACTTGGGACCGCTTCAGGTGTCCCTAAGCAGAATGGTGATGGACATTATGAAGTTCTTCTTTTTGTACGTGTTGGTGCTCTTCGCCTTTTCTTGCGGTCTTAATCAACTCCTGTGGTACTACGCTGACATGGAGCGGCAGCGCTGCCATGAACTTGGGGACTTGAACTCCAAAATGGATAATGGCACCTCGATAGCCTCAGATACCGATGCTTGCGTTGTCTGGAGAAGGTTTGCAAA TTTGTTTGAAACAACGCAAACTCTATTTTGGGCTGTGTTCGGCCTGGTGGACTTGAACAACTTCGAGTTGGCCGGCATCAAGAGCTTTACCCGCTTCTGGGGGATGCTGATGTTTGGCACATACTCAGTGATCAACATCGTGGTGCTGCTGAACCTGCTGATTGCCATGATGAACCACTCGTACCAGCTCATCTCG GAACGGGCAGACACTGAGTGGAAATTTGCGAGAAGCAAATTGTGGATCAGCTACTTTGAGGAAGGCGGCACCGTTCCTCCGCCTTTCAATATCATCCCAACTCCCAAGAGCATATGGTACCTGATCAGGTGGATGCACCGCAAGGTTTGTGGACAGTCAAGAGCGGCCAAAAAGGAGCACATGCGAACAATCAGG AGGAAAGTGAAGCAAGCCAGCGCGAGAGACTTCAGATATCAA AGCATCATGCGAAATCTGGTGCGACGCTATGTGACCGTGGAGCAGCGCAAGGCTGAGAGTCAAGGGGTGACGGAGGACGATGTTAATGAGATCAAGCAAGATATCTCGGCATTCCGCTGCGAGCTCATCGAGATTTTGAAGAATTCAGGCATGAACACTGCCACGGCCAGTGGCGTTGGAGGAG GCGCTGGAGGCAAGAAGAACAGACAGAAGGAAAGAAGACTGATGAAAGGCTTTAACATCGCACCGCCACCCACATCGGCTTCATCGCCAAAGGGCGGGCAGGCTGCAGTTACAGCAGCAGGCGCCGATCTAATTGCCACTTTGCAG GAGGTGGCCGAGCTTGACAAAAAGTCACCACCTGCGCGAGTCGGACGGCTGGCCAGGCTGACCGGCACAACGCCCAAGAGGGAGAGCTCCAAGAGGCGCTGGGGCACCATCATCGAGGCGGCCAAAACGGGCAGGGTGCGCAGACTGATGGGCAGGAGCCGCTCGCAGGACTCCATGTGCAGCGGCTGTCCTGAGGGCAGCACCAGGAGCAGGAGGGGCGGAGTCGCTGAACGGGGTGACAGCAGGGAGGAAGAGGAGGACGAAGAGGATGTTGACCCGGAGGATCTCGAAGACGAAATG GGTAGTTCGTGCTCTGGAAGTGGGAGGGACGAAGACCCCCATCCTGTCGTTCCCAAGAGTCCACGACACCACGGCAGCCTGAGTGCCCTGAGCGCCGCCTGGGGCGGGGGTCTACGCTTAGTCCGCAGTCTTCGCAAGAAGGATGCCTCCGTCACTAGCCGCGGGGGTGGCTTTTTCCACCCAAACCTCCGTCTGCGTCTCCTGCACCATCACCACCAAGGCTCCTCCTCCATCGAGAGCGCCCCTGGCAGTAGCGTCGGAAGcag TGCCAAAAGGCATTCAAAAAAGCAAGAGAAGCGTCTGGCCAGGGCGGCCAGCGTGCCAGCGCGCTCCGACGACCCTCCAGTGGCGGCCGGTACCACGCTCAGGGATGCAGGGGATGGTACATCCTCGGCCCCGATATCGCCCCCGTCGAACGTGCCTCAGGAGCTGGTGCCGCCACCGCCTTTCCCACCGCCGCCGTTCCCCGCAGAACCCTCGGTGTCCCCGTCAGCCTCGTATCAGGGCGCACAGCAGATGCTCAAGAACCGAAATGGCACCGTCGTGCTGCCGAACCTACCAGGAATTCAGCCTATTG GAGGTCATCAGATGTCTGCTGGTTGGCTCTGA
- the LOC135938159 gene encoding transient receptor potential-gamma protein-like isoform X2 produces MQTSQDCQSAVGCQIVIVGDEEEDAMESLDEDVEAAPPPAYNQYRPPQFEGSTLAPIPIDKRVKRHSIHGMMEEENVVRPHQEMAQLSLDEKKFLLAVERGDVASTRRMLQKATDTGYINVNCVDPLGRSALLMAIDNENLEMVELLLEHRVDTKDALLHAISEEFVEAVEVLLDHEATRHTPGEPHSWEALPPDTATFTPDITPLILAAHRDNYEIIKILLDRGATLPMPHDVRCGCDECVTSRQEDSLRHSRSRINAYRALASPSLIALSSKDPILTAFELSWELRRLSFLEHEFKCEYQELRKQCQDFATALLDHTRSSYELEVLLNHDPTGPAFEHGERMHLNRLKLAVKLRQKKFVAHSNVQQLLASIWYEGLPGFRRKNMILQALEIIRIGLLFPVFSIAYIIAPYSSIGQTMRKPFIKFICHSASYFTFLFLLILASQRTGLFFELSEDESNKRGGKPTPVEWVILAWVCGLIWSEIKQLWDTGFQEYVHDMWNVIDFVTNSLYVATVALRIVSYFKVQQEKSLGINTSDLQRECWDAWDPMLIAEGLFSAANIFSSLKLVYIFSVNPHLGPLQVSLSRMVMDIMKFFFLYVLVLFAFSCGLNQLLWYYADMERQRCHELGDLNSKMDNGTSIASDTDACVVWRRFANLFETTQTLFWAVFGLVDLNNFELAGIKSFTRFWGMLMFGTYSVINIVVLLNLLIAMMNHSYQLISVKSKSSASSTFLTKHELRFRQPAKERADTEWKFARSKLWISYFEEGGTVPPPFNIIPTPKSIWYLIRWMHRKVCGQSRAAKKEHMRTIRRKVKQASARDFRYQHCCGKCLPDSPPPQRRHDKGCPALDVEATTRSSLISMERRIGELRKQSIMRNLVRRYVTVEQRKAESQGVTEDDVNEIKQDISAFRCELIEILKNSGMNTATASGVGGGAGGKKNRQKERRLMKGFNIAPPPTSASSPKGGQAAVTAAGADLIATLQEVAELDKKSPPARVGRLARLTGTTPKRESSKRRWGTIIEAAKTGRVRRLMGRSRSQDSMCSGCPEGSTRSRRGGVAERGDSREEEEDEEDVDPEDLEDEMGSSCSGSGRDEDPHPVVPKSPRHHGSLSALSAAWGGGLRLVRSLRKKDASVTSRGGGFFHPNLRLRLLHHHHQGSSSIESAPGSSVGSSAKRHSKKQEKRLARAASVPARSDDPPVAAGTTLRDAGDGTSSAPISPPSNVPQELVPPPPFPPPPFPAEPSVSPSASYQGAQQMLKNRNGTVVLPNLPGIQPIGGHQMSAGWL; encoded by the exons ATTGCCAAAGCGCGGTAGGCTGCCAAATTGTGATTGTTGGTGACGAAGAGGAGGACGCAATGGAATCCCTTGACGAGGACGTGGAGGCAGCCCCGCCTCCAGCATATAATCAGTACCGGCCTCCTCAGTTTGAGGGAAGCACTTTGGCTCCAATACCCATTGACAAGAGAGTTAAG AGACACAGCATTCACGGCATGATGGAGGAGGAAAATGTGGTGCGGCCTCATCAAGAAATGGCCCAGTTGTCGCTGGATGAAAAGAAATTCCTGCTGGCTGTGGAACGGGGCGATGTCGCGTCTACCAGAAG AATGCTTCAAAAGGCAACAGACACAGGTTACATCAACGTCAACTGTGTCGACCCTTTGGGGAGATCCGCCCTCCTGATGGCAATTGACAACGAAAATCTGGAGATGGTGGAGCTGCTTCTCGAGCACCGAGTGGATACAAAAGACGCACTCCTGCATGCTATTTCAGAGGAGTTTGTCGAGGCTGTGGAGGTGTTGCTGGACCACGAGGCAACCAGACATACCCCAGGAGAGCCCCAC AGCTGGGAAGCGTTGCCCCCTGACACCGCCACTTTCACCCCTGACATCACACCGCTGATCCTCGCGGCCCACAGGGACAACTACGAGATCATCAAAATCCTTTTGGACAGGGGTGCGACTTTGCCTATGCCGCACGACGTGAG GTGCGGGTGCGACGAGTGCGTTACATCGCGCCAAGAGGACTCGCTGCGACACTCACGCTCCAGGATCAACGCCTACCGCGCCCTGGCCAGTCCGTCCCTGATCGCCCTGTCCAGCAAGGACCCCATACTCACGGCCTTTGAGCTTTCCTGGGAGCTTAGGAGGCTCAGCTTCCTGGAACACGAGTTCAAGTGCGAATACCAG GAGTTGAGAAAACAGTGCCAAGACTTTGCCACTGCCCTGCTAGACCACACCCGATCATCTTATGAGCTAGAA GTTTTGTTAAACCACGACCCCACTGGACCAGCTTTCGAACATGGGGAAAGAATGCATCTCAACAGGCTAAAATTAGCAGTTAAATTACGTCAAAAGAAG tttgTCGCACACTCGAATGTGCAGCAGCTGTTAGCATCCATTTGGTACGAAGGTCTTCCTGGCTTCCGTCGCAAAAATATGATTCTACAGGCGCTGGAAATCATTCGAATCGGCCTATTGTTCCCCGTGTTCTCCATCGCCTACATCATTGCACCGTACTCGTCTATTGGACAGACCATGCGGAAGCCCTTCATCAAATTCATCTGCCATTCCGCCTCCTACTTTACCTTCCTTT TTTTGCTGATTCTCGCGTCGCAGAGGACAGGACTCTTTTTTGAACTCTCAGAAGACGAGTCGAACAAAAGGGGTGGAAAACCTACCCCGGTAGAATGGGTCATCCTGGCCTGGGTTTGCG GTCTGATCTGGAGCGAAATTAAACAACTGTGGGACACAGGCTTTCAGGAATACGTACACGACATGTGGAACGTCATCGACTTTGTCACTAATTCCCTCTACGTTGCCACCGTGGCTCTTCGCATTGTCTCTTACTTCAAG GTGCAACAGGAAAAGTCCCTAGGTATAAACACCTCGGATCTCCAGCGTGAGTGCTGGGACGCCTGGGACCCCATGCTCATCGCTGAGGGCCTTTTCTCTGCTGCAAACATTTTCag TTCTTTAAAGCTAGTGTACATCTTCTCTGTGAATCCGCACTTGGGACCGCTTCAGGTGTCCCTAAGCAGAATGGTGATGGACATTATGAAGTTCTTCTTTTTGTACGTGTTGGTGCTCTTCGCCTTTTCTTGCGGTCTTAATCAACTCCTGTGGTACTACGCTGACATGGAGCGGCAGCGCTGCCATGAACTTGGGGACTTGAACTCCAAAATGGATAATGGCACCTCGATAGCCTCAGATACCGATGCTTGCGTTGTCTGGAGAAGGTTTGCAAA TTTGTTTGAAACAACGCAAACTCTATTTTGGGCTGTGTTCGGCCTGGTGGACTTGAACAACTTCGAGTTGGCCGGCATCAAGAGCTTTACCCGCTTCTGGGGGATGCTGATGTTTGGCACATACTCAGTGATCAACATCGTGGTGCTGCTGAACCTGCTGATTGCCATGATGAACCACTCGTACCAGCTCATCTCGGTAAAGAGCAAGAGCAGCGCCTCATCAACTTTCCTAACTAAACACGAGCTGCGGTTTAGGCAACCTGCAAAG GAACGGGCAGACACTGAGTGGAAATTTGCGAGAAGCAAATTGTGGATCAGCTACTTTGAGGAAGGCGGCACCGTTCCTCCGCCTTTCAATATCATCCCAACTCCCAAGAGCATATGGTACCTGATCAGGTGGATGCACCGCAAGGTTTGTGGACAGTCAAGAGCGGCCAAAAAGGAGCACATGCGAACAATCAGG AGGAAAGTGAAGCAAGCCAGCGCGAGAGACTTCAGATATCAA CATTGCTGCGGGAAATGCTTGCCTGATTCCCCGCCACCACAGCGTCGCCACGACAAAGGTTGCCCCGCGTTGGACGTGGAGGCGACCACCCGAAGCAGCTTAATTAGCATGGAGCGCCGAATCGGGGAGCTCAGAAAGCAG AGCATCATGCGAAATCTGGTGCGACGCTATGTGACCGTGGAGCAGCGCAAGGCTGAGAGTCAAGGGGTGACGGAGGACGATGTTAATGAGATCAAGCAAGATATCTCGGCATTCCGCTGCGAGCTCATCGAGATTTTGAAGAATTCAGGCATGAACACTGCCACGGCCAGTGGCGTTGGAGGAG GCGCTGGAGGCAAGAAGAACAGACAGAAGGAAAGAAGACTGATGAAAGGCTTTAACATCGCACCGCCACCCACATCGGCTTCATCGCCAAAGGGCGGGCAGGCTGCAGTTACAGCAGCAGGCGCCGATCTAATTGCCACTTTGCAG GAGGTGGCCGAGCTTGACAAAAAGTCACCACCTGCGCGAGTCGGACGGCTGGCCAGGCTGACCGGCACAACGCCCAAGAGGGAGAGCTCCAAGAGGCGCTGGGGCACCATCATCGAGGCGGCCAAAACGGGCAGGGTGCGCAGACTGATGGGCAGGAGCCGCTCGCAGGACTCCATGTGCAGCGGCTGTCCTGAGGGCAGCACCAGGAGCAGGAGGGGCGGAGTCGCTGAACGGGGTGACAGCAGGGAGGAAGAGGAGGACGAAGAGGATGTTGACCCGGAGGATCTCGAAGACGAAATG GGTAGTTCGTGCTCTGGAAGTGGGAGGGACGAAGACCCCCATCCTGTCGTTCCCAAGAGTCCACGACACCACGGCAGCCTGAGTGCCCTGAGCGCCGCCTGGGGCGGGGGTCTACGCTTAGTCCGCAGTCTTCGCAAGAAGGATGCCTCCGTCACTAGCCGCGGGGGTGGCTTTTTCCACCCAAACCTCCGTCTGCGTCTCCTGCACCATCACCACCAAGGCTCCTCCTCCATCGAGAGCGCCCCTGGCAGTAGCGTCGGAAGcag TGCCAAAAGGCATTCAAAAAAGCAAGAGAAGCGTCTGGCCAGGGCGGCCAGCGTGCCAGCGCGCTCCGACGACCCTCCAGTGGCGGCCGGTACCACGCTCAGGGATGCAGGGGATGGTACATCCTCGGCCCCGATATCGCCCCCGTCGAACGTGCCTCAGGAGCTGGTGCCGCCACCGCCTTTCCCACCGCCGCCGTTCCCCGCAGAACCCTCGGTGTCCCCGTCAGCCTCGTATCAGGGCGCACAGCAGATGCTCAAGAACCGAAATGGCACCGTCGTGCTGCCGAACCTACCAGGAATTCAGCCTATTG GAGGTCATCAGATGTCTGCTGGTTGGCTCTGA